A window of Haloimpatiens sp. FM7315 contains these coding sequences:
- the thiD gene encoding bifunctional hydroxymethylpyrimidine kinase/phosphomethylpyrimidine kinase codes for MKKVLTIAGSDCSGGAGIQADLKTIIANKCYGMSVITALTAQNTTGVYGIETCSKDFVKNQMDCIFKDIFPDAVKIGMVSSIEVIEAISEKLKEYKAKNIVVDPVMVSTSGSKLLEDDAIDKLLKDLIPLAKVITPNLFEAEILCGFKIKTTEDMIKAAKKIGENFNGHILIKGGHLEDNANDLLFSKGEIFWFQEEKIDNPNTHGTGCTLSSAIASNLAKGYSVRDSIKNSKDYITGALRANLNLGKGSGPLDHGYKIG; via the coding sequence ATGAAAAAAGTACTAACCATAGCAGGTTCCGATTGTAGTGGTGGAGCAGGTATTCAGGCGGATTTAAAAACTATAATTGCAAATAAATGTTACGGAATGAGCGTTATAACTGCCCTAACAGCTCAAAATACTACGGGAGTTTATGGCATAGAAACTTGTTCAAAGGATTTTGTTAAAAATCAAATGGATTGCATTTTTAAAGATATTTTTCCTGATGCAGTGAAAATAGGAATGGTTTCTTCTATTGAAGTTATTGAAGCAATAAGTGAAAAGTTAAAGGAATATAAAGCTAAAAACATAGTAGTTGATCCTGTAATGGTGTCAACTTCAGGAAGTAAGCTTTTAGAGGATGATGCCATAGATAAATTGTTAAAGGATCTAATACCACTTGCAAAGGTTATTACTCCTAATTTGTTTGAGGCAGAAATACTTTGCGGTTTTAAGATTAAAACCACTGAAGATATGATAAAAGCTGCTAAGAAAATAGGAGAAAACTTTAATGGACATATATTAATTAAAGGTGGTCATCTTGAGGATAATGCCAATGATTTATTGTTTTCAAAGGGAGAGATTTTCTGGTTTCAAGAGGAAAAAATAGATAACCCTAATACTCATGGTACTGGCTGTACACTATCTTCAGCAATTGCAAGCAATCTTGCAAAGGGGTATAGCGTGAGAGATAGTATAAAAAACAGCAAAGATTATATAACTGGAGCGCTAAGGGCAAATTTAAACCTTGGAAAGGGAAGTGGTCCACTAGATCACGGCTATAAGATAGGTTAA
- a CDS encoding LytTR family DNA-binding domain-containing protein, which yields MKIQLEISNKIEENEIIIRCNEVNEEIKKLQIMIQDILSHKEHIVFYKDEVEYYLSLEEILFFETEENKIYAHTRDDVYNVKYKLYELEEILPRNFIRVSKSTILNLNHIYSITRSITSSSKVEFQNTHKQVYVSRYYYKMLKNELKERKR from the coding sequence ATGAAGATACAACTTGAAATAAGTAACAAAATTGAAGAAAATGAGATTATCATTAGGTGTAATGAGGTTAATGAGGAGATAAAAAAACTTCAGATTATGATTCAAGATATTTTAAGCCATAAAGAACATATCGTTTTTTATAAAGATGAGGTTGAATATTATCTTAGTTTAGAAGAAATCTTGTTTTTTGAAACAGAAGAAAATAAGATATATGCCCATACAAGAGATGATGTCTATAACGTAAAATACAAGCTTTATGAGCTTGAAGAGATTTTGCCAAGGAATTTTATAAGGGTGTCTAAGTCCACAATTTTAAATTTAAATCATATTTACTCCATAACACGTAGTATTACCTCTTCAAGTAAGGTGGAATTTCAAAATACTCATAAACAGGTGTATGTTTCAAGGTATTATTATAAGATGTTAAAAAATGAATTAAAAGAAAGGAAAAGATAA
- a CDS encoding carbon starvation protein A, with translation MYTFIGGLLVLLAGYLFFSKYVEKQLDARENVKTPAYELNDGVDFIPMPTWKVYLIQFLNIAGLGPIFGALMGALYGPIAFLWVIAGCVLGGATHDYVSGMISLRHKGASLSEIYGLYLGKNVQSIMRIITVFFCIIVGVVFVAGPAGLLNTLIPTKFGINLWIAIIFIYYFLATILPVDVIIGKIYPVFGICLAFMAIGVGAALFIKGYHIPEIQFSNLHPKSVSMWPMMFVTLACGAISGFHATQSPMMARCMKNEKDGRKVFYGAMITEGVVAMVWVAAGLAFYKGTPGLGEIILGKAGAAGAVFEISNTLLGKLGGALAIMGVIVCPITTGDTAFRSARLALTDILNYPQEKIANRLVVAVPMFAIGVFLTFVKFPILWRYMGWLTQAFAMVTLWASSVYFYEKRKNYWITLIPALFMTLVCVSYIIQAPEGFKLSSSFSNVTAFIVALVFLVVFFVKVKKRDFSKESLAKE, from the coding sequence ATGTATACATTTATTGGAGGGCTATTAGTTCTTTTAGCTGGATACCTTTTCTTTTCAAAGTATGTTGAAAAACAATTAGATGCTCGTGAAAATGTTAAGACGCCAGCCTATGAATTAAATGATGGTGTGGATTTTATTCCCATGCCAACTTGGAAAGTTTATTTAATACAATTTCTTAATATTGCAGGTCTTGGACCTATTTTTGGGGCATTGATGGGAGCTTTATACGGTCCTATAGCATTCCTTTGGGTAATAGCTGGTTGCGTTTTAGGGGGAGCTACTCATGACTATGTATCTGGAATGATTTCATTAAGACATAAGGGGGCTAGTCTTTCTGAAATATATGGCTTATATCTTGGTAAAAATGTACAAAGCATAATGAGAATTATTACAGTTTTTTTCTGTATAATTGTAGGCGTTGTATTTGTTGCTGGTCCTGCTGGACTTTTGAATACTTTAATTCCAACTAAATTTGGAATAAATCTATGGATAGCTATTATTTTTATATACTATTTTTTAGCAACTATATTACCGGTAGACGTCATTATAGGTAAAATCTATCCTGTGTTTGGAATATGCTTAGCTTTTATGGCTATAGGAGTTGGAGCTGCTTTATTTATAAAGGGATATCATATTCCTGAAATTCAGTTCTCTAATTTACATCCTAAGAGTGTATCTATGTGGCCAATGATGTTTGTAACTTTAGCTTGCGGAGCTATATCTGGGTTTCATGCTACTCAGTCTCCTATGATGGCAAGGTGTATGAAAAATGAAAAAGATGGCAGAAAAGTTTTCTATGGAGCTATGATAACTGAAGGTGTTGTTGCTATGGTTTGGGTAGCAGCAGGACTTGCCTTTTATAAAGGAACCCCAGGGCTTGGAGAAATAATACTGGGAAAGGCAGGAGCAGCAGGAGCTGTATTTGAAATATCAAATACACTTTTGGGAAAACTGGGTGGAGCCTTGGCTATAATGGGAGTAATTGTATGCCCTATAACTACTGGAGATACTGCTTTTAGAAGTGCTAGGCTAGCACTAACTGATATATTAAATTATCCTCAAGAAAAAATAGCTAACAGGTTAGTTGTTGCAGTTCCTATGTTTGCAATTGGTGTATTTTTAACCTTTGTAAAATTTCCAATACTTTGGAGATATATGGGGTGGTTAACTCAGGCTTTTGCTATGGTAACCCTTTGGGCTTCTTCCGTGTATTTTTATGAAAAAAGAAAAAATTACTGGATAACATTAATACCTGCATTGTTTATGACTTTGGTATGTGTAAGTTATATAATTCAGGCTCCAGAGGGATTTAAGTTATCTTCTAGCTTTTCAAATGTAACTGCTTTTATTGTGGCTTTAGTTTTTTTAGTAGTGTTTTTTGTAAAAGTAAAGAAGAGAGATTTTTCAAAAGAAAGTTTAGCTAAAGAGTGA
- a CDS encoding AzlD domain-containing protein: MMKMFIAVLLMALVTYLPRVLPLIFVKGNIKSKFIKSFLFYVPFAVLGAMTFPAIFYSTQNLPSAIAGTAVALFLAYLEKNLVTVAISAIVVVYAFGIVI, from the coding sequence ATGATGAAAATGTTTATAGCAGTACTTTTAATGGCACTTGTAACATATCTTCCAAGAGTGCTTCCCCTTATATTTGTTAAAGGTAACATAAAATCAAAATTTATAAAATCTTTTTTATTCTATGTACCCTTTGCAGTACTAGGAGCTATGACATTTCCCGCTATATTTTATTCAACACAAAATTTACCCTCTGCAATTGCAGGAACAGCTGTAGCCTTGTTTCTTGCATATTTAGAAAAAAATCTAGTAACAGTTGCAATAAGCGCTATTGTTGTTGTATATGCCTTCGGAATTGTAATATAA
- the tenA gene encoding thiaminase II: MKLKDEFLKKIKEDKRVIDLSNRYMQHPFIQGLKSGNLDKKKFKKYLIQDSLYLKDYAKVYAYAFLLSESVEDLQFLHSCIGVVVSDETNMHTKYLKDFGLDVYKVDNMKIESANRDYLDYMLSFAKGGDIKQIFTAALPCTLTYEYIGKTLKKECGKNLKDNYYAPWIEAYAGLDFEKFSVDSCRLLDKICKDIDEKEEEKLIEIYLKACDHEMKFWDMSFML, translated from the coding sequence GTGAAATTAAAAGATGAGTTTCTCAAAAAAATAAAAGAAGATAAAAGAGTTATAGACTTAAGTAATAGATATATGCAGCATCCTTTTATACAAGGATTAAAATCTGGAAATTTAGATAAGAAAAAATTTAAGAAATATTTGATACAAGACTCTCTTTATCTTAAGGATTATGCTAAAGTTTATGCTTATGCATTTCTGCTTTCAGAGTCTGTAGAAGATTTGCAGTTTCTACACTCTTGTATAGGCGTTGTAGTATCAGATGAAACTAACATGCATACAAAGTATCTTAAAGATTTTGGACTAGATGTCTATAAAGTAGATAATATGAAAATAGAATCTGCTAATAGAGATTACTTAGATTATATGTTAAGCTTTGCAAAAGGAGGAGATATTAAACAAATATTTACCGCAGCCCTACCTTGTACTTTGACTTACGAGTATATTGGGAAGACTTTAAAAAAAGAATGTGGTAAAAATCTAAAGGATAACTATTATGCTCCATGGATTGAGGCCTATGCAGGGTTAGACTTTGAAAAATTTAGTGTTGATTCTTGCAGGCTTTTAGATAAAATCTGCAAGGATATTGATGAAAAAGAAGAAGAGAAATTAATTGAGATATATCTTAAGGCTTGTGACCATGAGATGAAATTTTGGGATATGAGTTTTATGCTTTAG
- the thiM gene encoding hydroxyethylthiazole kinase has protein sequence MFKNLLENLKLNPPLVHNITNYVTVNDCANIILAAGGSPLMADDIEEVEDIVSISSALYINIGTLNKRTVESMVKAGKKANHIGIPVVLDPVGVGASKLRNEAVKTLIENVKFSVIKGNMSEIKAMYTNAKNTGGVDAKEEDMVNSDNIHSAIEFVKKVSKRFNSVIAATGAIDIVSDGNKVTLIKNGHPMMSRITGTGCMTGSVIGVYLGSNKEDAFASTVIAITSMGLAGEKAYEKVTEKKEGLSNFRTYLIDAISLMDLKTLEEGAKIENR, from the coding sequence ATGTTTAAAAATCTTTTAGAAAATTTAAAATTAAATCCACCACTTGTACATAATATTACCAATTATGTAACTGTAAATGATTGTGCTAATATTATTTTAGCCGCAGGGGGATCACCTCTTATGGCAGATGATATAGAGGAGGTTGAAGATATTGTTTCAATTAGCAGCGCTTTATATATAAATATTGGAACACTTAATAAAAGAACAGTGGAATCCATGGTAAAGGCAGGTAAAAAAGCCAATCATATTGGAATTCCTGTAGTATTAGATCCAGTAGGAGTAGGAGCTTCAAAGCTTAGAAATGAAGCTGTAAAAACTTTAATAGAAAATGTTAAATTTTCAGTTATTAAAGGAAATATGTCCGAAATTAAAGCCATGTATACTAATGCAAAAAATACTGGAGGAGTAGATGCAAAAGAGGAAGATATGGTGAATAGTGACAATATACATTCTGCTATAGAGTTTGTTAAAAAGGTTTCTAAAAGATTTAACTCAGTAATAGCAGCAACAGGGGCTATTGATATTGTGTCTGATGGAAATAAAGTTACTTTAATTAAAAATGGACATCCTATGATGTCAAGAATTACTGGTACAGGTTGTATGACAGGAAGCGTTATAGGAGTTTACTTGGGTTCTAACAAAGAAGATGCTTTTGCCTCTACAGTAATTGCTATAACTTCAATGGGTTTAGCTGGTGAGAAGGCCTATGAAAAGGTAACAGAGAAAAAAGAGGGACTTTCAAATTTCAGAACTTATTTAATTGACGCTATAAGTTTAATGGACTTAAAGACTTTGGAAGAGGGTGCAAAGATTGAAAATAGATAG
- a CDS encoding helix-turn-helix transcriptional regulator, whose amino-acid sequence MEGLVLLNNLKEVRAEKELSQSELAQMVGVSRNTISSIETGQFNPTAKLALVLCIALDKKFEELFYFEE is encoded by the coding sequence ATGGAGGGCTTAGTACTACTTAATAATTTAAAAGAAGTTAGAGCTGAAAAAGAGTTATCTCAATCAGAACTTGCTCAAATGGTGGGTGTATCAAGAAATACAATTAGTTCTATTGAAACAGGTCAATTTAATCCCACTGCAAAATTAGCATTAGTTCTTTGTATCGCCTTGGATAAAAAGTTTGAAGAACTATTTTACTTTGAAGAATAA
- a CDS encoding energy-coupled thiamine transporter ThiT encodes MKLAEVLAIIFTVIVFVFSIIKLKGFKLSVKSIVRIGLVAAITMVLYMIKLVPFPQGGGCSLLSILPIMMLSVMFGMEEGIICAVIVALIKIVIQPPYYPLQIPLDYFGSMIAVAFVPLFGVENKFKIILGAVFASIISILFSVFSGVIFFGQFAPKGTNVWVYSIGYNVLGYGVEALLSIVVLSILPLIHIKEAIKRGEIKR; translated from the coding sequence ATGAAATTAGCTGAGGTTTTAGCGATTATTTTTACGGTTATTGTCTTTGTATTTAGTATAATAAAATTAAAAGGGTTCAAACTTAGTGTAAAATCAATTGTAAGGATAGGTCTTGTTGCCGCAATCACAATGGTGCTTTACATGATAAAATTAGTACCCTTTCCGCAAGGTGGGGGATGCAGTCTCCTTTCTATTTTACCCATTATGATGCTTTCAGTAATGTTTGGCATGGAAGAGGGAATAATTTGTGCAGTTATTGTAGCTTTGATTAAAATTGTCATTCAGCCACCGTACTATCCACTTCAAATTCCATTAGATTACTTTGGGTCTATGATTGCAGTTGCTTTTGTACCTTTGTTTGGTGTTGAAAATAAATTTAAAATCATACTTGGAGCTGTTTTTGCCTCAATTATATCTATTCTTTTTAGTGTGTTTTCTGGAGTTATTTTCTTTGGACAGTTTGCTCCTAAAGGTACTAATGTTTGGGTGTACTCTATTGGCTATAATGTTTTAGGTTATGGAGTTGAGGCTTTATTAAGTATAGTTGTACTTTCTATACTTCCTCTTATACACATAAAAGAAGCTATAAAAAGAGGTGAAATTAAAAGATGA
- the thiE gene encoding thiamine phosphate synthase: MQRLKIDSKSMMLYLVTDRSWLGEKNLINEVKKTLIEGVTFLQLREKDLDDESFLKSAIEMKKLAKKYKVPFVINDNIDVAVKCGADGVHIGQEDMPLNEARKIIGEDKILGVSVGTVEEAKLAEKLGADYLGVGAIFTTSTKKDARNISHETLKNICDSVSIPVVAIGGITKDNITSLEGSGVNGVAVISAILAQSDAAKATKDLKSICEKIF, encoded by the coding sequence GTGCAAAGATTGAAAATAGATAGTAAATCAATGATGCTTTATCTTGTAACAGATAGAAGCTGGTTAGGAGAAAAAAATTTAATTAATGAAGTTAAAAAAACTTTAATAGAAGGAGTAACTTTTCTTCAGCTTAGAGAAAAGGATTTAGATGATGAGAGTTTTTTAAAATCTGCTATAGAGATGAAAAAACTAGCAAAAAAATATAAAGTGCCTTTTGTGATAAATGATAACATAGATGTGGCTGTAAAGTGTGGTGCTGATGGTGTTCATATAGGACAAGAGGATATGCCTTTAAATGAAGCCAGAAAAATTATAGGTGAGGATAAAATTTTAGGAGTCTCAGTGGGAACTGTAGAAGAGGCCAAACTTGCAGAAAAACTTGGTGCGGATTATTTAGGAGTTGGAGCAATATTTACAACTAGTACTAAGAAAGATGCAAGAAATATATCCCATGAAACTTTAAAAAACATTTGTGATTCAGTAAGTATACCTGTAGTTGCAATCGGTGGAATTACAAAGGATAACATAACTTCACTAGAAGGAAGCGGCGTTAATGGAGTTGCTGTGATTTCAGCTATTTTAGCTCAAAGTGATGCAGCTAAGGCTACAAAGGATTTAAAAAGTATTTGCGAAAAAATATTTTAG
- a CDS encoding SDR family NAD(P)-dependent oxidoreductase translates to MKSAIVTGASSGIGLEITKGLLKDNYKVYGFARDFSKTDIEDENLIKVVCDIINTSLLEEKVKEIKSKDKEIKLLVNNAGVGYFGPHEEINPKKLHAMIATNLEAPIILTHLLLRELKKNQGYIINISSITAKKSSPIGCAYSATKAGLSHFSEGLFDETRKYGVKVITIHPDMTKTDFYRNANFKEGDEEDSYITSKCIEGALEMALNQREGTVITDLTIRPQRHKIGKR, encoded by the coding sequence ATGAAATCTGCAATAGTTACAGGGGCTTCCTCTGGAATAGGACTTGAGATTACAAAGGGGCTTTTAAAAGACAATTATAAGGTTTATGGCTTTGCCAGAGACTTTTCTAAAACCGATATAGAAGATGAAAATTTGATTAAAGTTGTTTGTGATATTATAAATACTTCTTTATTAGAAGAGAAGGTTAAGGAGATAAAAAGTAAAGATAAAGAGATAAAGCTTTTGGTTAACAACGCAGGGGTGGGCTATTTTGGACCGCATGAGGAGATTAATCCTAAAAAACTTCATGCTATGATAGCTACAAATTTAGAGGCACCTATAATTTTAACCCACTTACTTTTAAGGGAGCTTAAGAAAAACCAAGGCTATATAATAAATATATCTTCAATAACTGCAAAGAAATCAAGTCCTATTGGATGTGCTTATTCAGCTACAAAGGCTGGATTAAGTCATTTTAGTGAGGGATTGTTTGATGAAACTAGAAAATATGGAGTTAAAGTTATAACCATTCATCCTGACATGACAAAAACGGATTTTTATAGAAATGCAAATTTTAAAGAAGGAGATGAAGAGGATTCTTATATAACTTCAAAGTGCATTGAAGGTGCGCTTGAAATGGCCTTAAATCAAAGAGAAGGTACGGTTATTACGGATTTAACTATAAGGCCTCAGAGGCATAAAATTGGCAAAAGATAA
- a CDS encoding AzlC family ABC transporter permease, producing the protein MKNDYALQNDISIGNSLNYNSNYFSGLKTGLPICLGYIPVAFTFGIMAVNGGIPVWLTIFISVSNLTSAGQFAGTNLIISNASLVEIAFTTFIINIRYFLMSLSLSQKLESDISLSKKSILAFGITDEIFSIAAMEKDKLTFSYMMGLITGPFLGWSLGTVLGAVSCSHLPKLLQSSMGIALYAMFIALLVPSSKKSKAAACITLTAIFISCAFTWLPILNTISGGWRIMIATIAASVMGAILFPREGEDL; encoded by the coding sequence ATGAAAAACGATTATGCATTACAAAATGATATTTCTATTGGGAATAGTCTAAATTATAATTCAAATTATTTCTCTGGTTTAAAAACCGGACTTCCAATTTGTTTAGGTTACATACCCGTGGCATTTACATTTGGAATTATGGCTGTTAATGGGGGAATTCCCGTTTGGCTTACAATATTTATATCAGTATCCAATTTAACCTCAGCAGGTCAATTTGCAGGTACAAACCTTATAATATCAAATGCATCTTTAGTAGAGATAGCCTTTACTACATTTATAATTAATATAAGATATTTTCTTATGTCACTATCTCTTTCGCAAAAACTTGAATCTGATATTTCATTGTCTAAGAAAAGCATTTTAGCCTTTGGAATTACAGATGAGATATTTTCAATTGCAGCAATGGAAAAAGATAAATTAACATTTTCTTATATGATGGGTTTAATAACAGGTCCATTTTTGGGTTGGTCACTAGGCACAGTATTAGGAGCAGTATCTTGCTCACATCTTCCTAAATTACTACAAAGTTCTATGGGAATTGCACTATATGCTATGTTTATTGCACTTTTAGTTCCTTCTTCTAAAAAATCAAAGGCAGCTGCTTGCATCACTCTAACTGCTATCTTTATAAGTTGTGCTTTTACATGGCTACCTATATTAAATACAATATCCGGTGGTTGGAGAATTATGATTGCAACTATTGCAGCCTCTGTTATGGGAGCTATACTTTTCCCAAGAGAAGGTGAAGACCTATGA